From a single Alkalihalophilus pseudofirmus genomic region:
- the rlmD gene encoding 23S rRNA (uracil(1939)-C(5))-methyltransferase RlmD: protein MSKQQAPVDKNQIIEVKIEDLTHDGAGVAKVDGYALFIPKALPGEKIKAKVVKVKKGYGFARVMETIEESPHRTEPPCPIYHQCGGCQLQHMSYEAQLTYKQKQVKDVLARIGQITDIPVHPTLGMNDPWRYRNKAQVPVGEEEGGLIAGFYQERSHRIIDMDECLIQHQENDDVVSKVKEIAKKYGIRGYDEDKHKGTLRHVVARYGKQTGDIMVVLVTRGKELPNKKNIIEEIRESIPNVKSIVQNINPKRTNVIFGDQTIVLWGDEYIYDSIGDIRFAISARSFYQVNPDQTKVLYDKALEYADLKGDETVIDAYCGIGTISLFLAQKAKHVYGVEIVPEAISDAKKNAEINGFTNVDFAVGEAENVMPWWYAQGIRPDVIVVDPPRKGCDEKLLETILSMKPKRVVYVSCNPATLARDLRVLEDGGYKTKEVQPVDMFPHSTHVETVAVLEVKN from the coding sequence ATGAGCAAACAACAAGCACCAGTTGATAAAAATCAAATCATTGAGGTTAAAATAGAAGATCTTACCCATGACGGAGCAGGTGTCGCGAAAGTAGACGGCTATGCGTTGTTTATTCCAAAGGCGCTGCCAGGGGAGAAAATTAAAGCTAAAGTAGTGAAAGTTAAAAAAGGCTACGGCTTCGCCCGAGTGATGGAGACAATTGAAGAAAGCCCGCACCGCACAGAGCCGCCATGCCCGATCTACCATCAATGCGGAGGCTGTCAGCTGCAGCATATGAGCTACGAGGCGCAGCTTACCTATAAACAAAAGCAAGTGAAAGATGTGCTCGCGCGAATCGGACAAATCACCGACATTCCCGTTCATCCGACACTCGGCATGAATGATCCGTGGCGCTACCGCAATAAAGCGCAAGTGCCGGTAGGAGAAGAGGAAGGCGGACTGATTGCTGGATTCTATCAAGAGCGGAGCCACCGTATCATCGATATGGATGAATGCTTAATTCAACATCAGGAAAATGATGATGTGGTAAGTAAAGTGAAAGAAATAGCGAAGAAATACGGTATTCGCGGTTATGATGAGGACAAGCATAAAGGAACGCTCCGCCACGTCGTTGCACGCTACGGGAAACAAACTGGAGATATCATGGTTGTGCTCGTCACAAGAGGCAAGGAGCTTCCAAATAAAAAGAACATCATTGAAGAAATTAGAGAGTCGATTCCAAACGTAAAATCGATCGTACAAAACATCAATCCAAAACGCACTAATGTCATCTTCGGTGATCAAACGATTGTCTTATGGGGAGACGAATACATTTATGATTCAATCGGGGATATCCGATTTGCGATATCTGCCCGCTCATTCTATCAAGTCAACCCGGATCAAACGAAAGTGCTGTATGATAAAGCGTTAGAATACGCTGATTTAAAAGGTGACGAAACCGTGATCGACGCCTATTGCGGCATCGGAACGATTTCACTGTTCCTCGCTCAAAAAGCAAAGCATGTCTACGGCGTGGAAATAGTCCCAGAGGCGATTTCTGATGCTAAGAAAAATGCTGAGATTAACGGCTTTACGAATGTAGACTTTGCAGTAGGTGAAGCAGAAAACGTCATGCCATGGTGGTACGCACAAGGCATCCGTCCAGATGTTATCGTCGTCGACCCGCCGCGTAAAGGCTGTGATGAAAAGCTTCTAGAAACAATTTTAAGTATGAAGCCAAAACGCGTTGTCTATGTATCCTGTAACCCAGCCACTCTAGCGCGAGATTTGCGAGTGTTAGAAGACGGAGGATATAAGACGAAGGAAGTGCAGCCAGTGGATATGTTTCCGCATTCAACACATGTAGAGACTGTTGCGGTACTAGAAGTAAAGAATTAA
- a CDS encoding DUF421 domain-containing protein, with protein sequence MEVLKESSIILVRIITIFPLFLLITQYMGKRSIGEMPIFDFLIIMTLANVVGADIADPSVDHIYTYLAIIVIPLIQRFTAYLSITHRKIGKKITFEPTLVIQDGKLLVENLKGIRYTIDNVLQMLRQKNIFDISEVKIAIIEANGQISVLKKENKLGVTIEDFNIKKKSKSLSYPLIVEGKIYEDILTYLGLNRQWLISELQKRRVAQVNRVFFASINDDQELHVSLKNEQQQMPPIYN encoded by the coding sequence ATGGAGGTCTTAAAAGAGTCAAGTATTATATTAGTGAGAATTATTACGATTTTCCCTTTATTTTTATTAATCACCCAGTATATGGGGAAGCGTTCCATTGGGGAAATGCCTATTTTCGATTTTCTTATTATTATGACCTTAGCCAATGTGGTAGGAGCTGACATTGCTGATCCAAGTGTAGATCACATTTATACTTATTTAGCTATTATCGTTATTCCACTAATACAAAGGTTTACTGCCTACTTATCGATTACGCACCGGAAAATAGGGAAAAAAATCACGTTTGAACCTACGTTGGTTATTCAAGATGGTAAGCTTTTAGTGGAAAACTTAAAAGGTATTAGATATACCATCGACAACGTGCTGCAAATGTTACGACAAAAAAATATATTTGATATAAGTGAAGTGAAAATTGCCATTATTGAAGCGAATGGGCAAATAAGTGTGTTGAAAAAAGAAAATAAATTAGGAGTAACCATTGAGGACTTTAATATAAAAAAGAAAAGTAAAAGTTTGTCTTATCCCTTAATCGTTGAAGGGAAAATTTACGAAGATATCTTAACTTATTTAGGTTTAAATCGACAATGGTTAATTTCTGAATTGCAAAAAAGAAGGGTTGCACAAGTCAATCGTGTCTTTTTCGCTTCCATTAATGACGACCAAGAACTCCACGTTTCTCTAAAAAATGAACAGCAGCAAATGCCGCCTATTTACAACTAA
- a CDS encoding AraC family transcriptional regulator: MDLLHHMNTAMKYIEENLTREIDFKVVARLAHCSEYHFKRMFSFLARISLSEYIRRRRLTLAALEFQNHNVKVIDVAMKYGYNSPDSFTRAFLNVHGITPSEARKNGRQLKAYPPMTFQLSIKGGTEMNYRIVEKEGFNVVGVKFEVVMINEILTPTYESMISAISDTEMKELEASSNIEPYGVVHVSVNYSESKEGKATFNQYIGAATSKEPLEKYSVLEVPSLLWAVFEIDGNWEHVEEQWQRIYSEWLPSSLYELAEGPEILASKDQKSEIWISIKEK, translated from the coding sequence ATGGATTTGCTTCACCACATGAATACTGCAATGAAGTATATCGAGGAAAACCTTACTCGTGAGATAGACTTCAAGGTGGTGGCAAGGTTAGCTCACTGTTCTGAATATCATTTTAAAAGAATGTTTTCTTTCCTTGCACGAATATCGTTATCAGAATATATACGTCGCAGAAGACTAACATTAGCAGCATTAGAATTTCAAAATCATAACGTAAAAGTAATTGATGTTGCGATGAAATATGGGTACAACTCACCGGACTCTTTTACTAGAGCGTTTCTTAATGTACATGGAATCACACCATCAGAAGCAAGAAAAAACGGTAGGCAATTAAAAGCATATCCACCCATGACCTTTCAATTATCAATAAAAGGAGGAACTGAAATGAATTATCGTATTGTTGAAAAAGAAGGGTTTAACGTGGTTGGTGTTAAATTTGAAGTTGTGATGATTAATGAGATTCTAACACCAACTTACGAAAGTATGATATCAGCTATCAGTGATACTGAAATGAAAGAGTTAGAAGCTAGTTCGAATATAGAACCTTATGGTGTCGTTCATGTATCAGTAAATTACTCTGAAAGTAAGGAAGGAAAGGCAACTTTTAATCAATATATTGGAGCCGCTACATCAAAAGAGCCGCTAGAAAAATACTCTGTTTTAGAAGTACCTAGCTTATTGTGGGCAGTCTTTGAAATTGATGGGAACTGGGAGCATGTTGAAGAACAGTGGCAACGCATATACTCAGAGTGGCTACCTTCATCCTTATATGAATTGGCAGAAGGACCAGAAATACTAGCTAGCAAAGACCAAAAAAGTGAGATATGGATCTCTATTAAGGAAAAATAG
- a CDS encoding DUF6022 family protein, producing the protein MTLLSQNMSITEIEKTLNEEVEANWERILEDNHVEFETLFPEYEDATYGMYAEKLLGPIWRQVEDSGFYSAAEVKADDFVIAGFLLFRQSLEKEQWGTPANEKRVFWLTIKNSQHKEIGTLLMEMSHSHVRFSIPAPPKFFALQTTNGREIRSQIRSIYDK; encoded by the coding sequence ATGACTTTATTGAGCCAGAACATGAGCATAACTGAAATTGAGAAAACGTTGAATGAAGAAGTTGAAGCTAACTGGGAGAGAATCCTTGAAGACAACCATGTGGAATTTGAAACCTTATTTCCAGAGTATGAAGATGCTACCTACGGTATGTACGCAGAAAAATTACTGGGACCTATCTGGCGGCAAGTGGAAGATTCAGGTTTCTATTCTGCAGCCGAAGTGAAAGCGGATGATTTTGTGATTGCTGGTTTCCTTCTGTTCCGCCAATCTCTTGAAAAAGAACAATGGGGCACACCTGCGAACGAAAAGAGAGTATTTTGGCTTACGATAAAAAATAGTCAGCATAAGGAGATCGGTACACTTCTTATGGAGATGTCACATTCCCATGTACGCTTCTCCATTCCTGCCCCGCCGAAGTTTTTTGCTCTTCAAACAACAAATGGACGTGAGATCAGGTCACAGATCCGTTCTATCTATGACAAATAA